In one Arthrobacter jinronghuae genomic region, the following are encoded:
- a CDS encoding ferritin family protein codes for MGTDQYHEPPSELPAETRTFARMCASLAEEAEAIGWYVQRMAVEPDADSRAIMLDSLGEEFKHFSMELEFLLRRTPLWREIAYGILFTEGDIVRHGEASEAEATGD; via the coding sequence ATGGGCACAGACCAGTACCATGAGCCGCCTTCCGAACTTCCCGCAGAAACGCGGACCTTTGCGCGTATGTGCGCCAGCCTGGCCGAAGAAGCCGAAGCCATTGGCTGGTATGTGCAGCGGATGGCCGTGGAGCCCGATGCCGATTCCCGGGCCATCATGCTCGATTCGCTCGGTGAGGAGTTCAAGCACTTCAGCATGGAACTTGAATTCCTGCTTCGCCGCACTCCCCTCTGGCGGGAAATCGCCTACGGCATCCTCTTCACTGAGGGCGACATAGTCCGCCACGGCGAAGCCTCGGAGGCCGAAGCCACCGGAGACTAG
- a CDS encoding flavin reductase family protein: MEHGVFPGETVAGADIPDEVIDRYRELSADIASGVGVVSTRLRGRDYAATVSGFLSVSYDPPTLLVSLYAEARIAEAVIDAGSWALSLLPARLRGTANWLASPGSPVEGLLNQVNYGRAPETGAAVIEDSIAWFEVRTTQVTTAATHQLIVGEVVAMGRRAGADDEADPLLHFASAYARLAH, translated from the coding sequence ATGGAGCACGGAGTTTTTCCCGGGGAAACGGTTGCCGGGGCGGACATTCCGGACGAGGTCATTGACCGGTACCGGGAGCTGAGCGCGGACATCGCGTCCGGCGTCGGCGTGGTGTCAACGCGACTGCGCGGACGGGATTACGCGGCGACCGTCAGCGGGTTCCTCTCCGTCTCCTACGATCCGCCCACCCTCCTGGTGAGCCTGTACGCCGAGGCACGCATTGCCGAAGCAGTGATCGACGCCGGCAGCTGGGCCCTAAGCCTGCTGCCGGCGCGGCTGCGCGGCACTGCCAACTGGCTTGCCAGTCCCGGCTCGCCGGTCGAAGGGCTGCTGAACCAAGTGAACTACGGCCGCGCACCGGAAACCGGTGCCGCGGTCATCGAGGATTCCATCGCCTGGTTCGAGGTCCGCACCACGCAGGTGACGACGGCGGCCACCCACCAGCTGATCGTGGGCGAGGTGGTGGCCATGGGCCGCCGGGCCGGCGCCGACGACGAGGCGGACCCGCTGCTGCACTTTGCCTCCGCCTACGCCCGGCTGGCCCACTGA
- the msrB gene encoding peptide-methionine (R)-S-oxide reductase MsrB has protein sequence MTTEENTGTVPVQKTDEQWREELTPQEYAVLRKAGTERPYTGEYWDTKTAGVYQCRACGSDLFTSSEKFDSHCGWPSFFAPLAEGKVRYLHDRSMGMDRIEVRCANCDSHMGHLFEGEGFDTPTDQRFCINSISVKLVPQDASANPAE, from the coding sequence ATGACTACCGAAGAGAACACCGGAACCGTCCCGGTCCAGAAAACCGACGAGCAGTGGCGCGAGGAACTCACTCCGCAGGAGTACGCCGTGCTGCGCAAGGCCGGCACCGAACGGCCGTACACCGGCGAGTACTGGGACACCAAGACCGCCGGCGTTTACCAGTGCCGTGCCTGCGGGAGCGATCTGTTCACCAGCAGTGAGAAATTCGATTCGCACTGCGGCTGGCCGTCCTTCTTCGCCCCGCTGGCCGAGGGCAAGGTCCGCTACCTGCATGACCGCAGCATGGGCATGGACCGGATTGAAGTGCGCTGCGCCAACTGCGATTCCCACATGGGACACCTGTTCGAAGGCGAAGGTTTCGACACGCCCACCGACCAGCGGTTCTGCATCAACTCGATCTCCGTGAAGCTGGTCCCGCAGGACGCGTCCGCGAACCCAGCGGAGTAG
- a CDS encoding alpha/beta hydrolase family protein has translation MAISVPSDASSGTTPVLSVPWVRWTAFGAGVGAAASTAVVAAASGLGIYFARQVVTPARTRDANLEILAVTDSEHGRQVILPANLDTTVEGTYSLYFDNGDGHARIGAIRSYVPREGTVQRDVEEVYSGDLSKARRGWWSGSVYPSPAAVGLPEEEVEIPVENGTAPAWLVRTPGADTWAIMVHGRGARRTECLRALRTAREAGLTSLVISYRNDGEAPYASDGRYGLGLTEWQDVEAAIRYALDHGASDVVLFGWSMGGAISLQAADRSPLRRYIRAMVLDGPVINWVDVLAHHARVNRIPAQAGRLGQWLISNAAGRALTGLAAPLDLKSMDWVTRAEEIRIPTLILHSKDDDFVPYGPSAELAEKNPDVITFEPFTKARHTKEYNVDPERWERVVLGWLNDALGRTRHPSEHRLDAE, from the coding sequence ATGGCTATCTCCGTTCCTTCCGATGCATCCTCCGGCACCACCCCGGTTCTCTCGGTTCCGTGGGTCCGTTGGACGGCGTTCGGCGCCGGCGTCGGTGCTGCGGCTTCCACCGCCGTCGTAGCGGCCGCCTCCGGCCTCGGCATCTACTTCGCGCGCCAGGTGGTCACCCCGGCCCGCACGCGGGACGCGAACCTGGAGATCCTGGCGGTCACGGACAGCGAACACGGTCGGCAGGTCATCCTGCCGGCAAACCTGGACACCACGGTCGAAGGCACGTACAGCCTGTACTTCGACAACGGCGACGGGCATGCCCGGATCGGGGCCATCCGTTCCTACGTGCCGCGTGAGGGCACGGTGCAGCGGGATGTGGAAGAGGTGTACAGCGGCGATCTGAGCAAGGCACGGCGTGGCTGGTGGAGCGGTTCCGTCTATCCCTCGCCGGCCGCCGTCGGGCTGCCCGAGGAGGAAGTCGAGATCCCGGTCGAAAACGGAACGGCACCGGCCTGGCTGGTGCGTACCCCCGGTGCCGATACCTGGGCCATCATGGTCCACGGCCGCGGCGCGCGCCGGACCGAATGCCTTCGCGCGCTGCGTACCGCCCGAGAAGCCGGGCTCACCAGCCTGGTGATTTCCTACCGGAACGACGGCGAGGCCCCCTACGCCTCCGACGGCCGGTACGGGCTGGGTCTGACCGAGTGGCAGGATGTGGAGGCGGCCATCCGCTACGCCCTGGACCACGGAGCCAGCGACGTGGTGCTGTTTGGCTGGTCCATGGGCGGGGCGATCAGCCTGCAGGCTGCGGACCGCTCGCCGCTGCGCCGGTACATCCGTGCCATGGTGCTGGACGGGCCGGTGATCAACTGGGTGGACGTGCTGGCCCACCATGCCCGGGTGAACCGGATTCCGGCGCAGGCCGGCCGGCTGGGCCAGTGGCTGATCTCCAACGCTGCCGGACGCGCGCTCACCGGACTGGCGGCTCCGCTGGACCTCAAGAGCATGGACTGGGTGACGCGTGCGGAGGAAATCCGGATCCCTACCCTGATCCTGCACAGCAAGGACGACGACTTCGTGCCGTACGGGCCGTCTGCGGAACTGGCGGAGAAAAACCCGGATGTCATCACCTTCGAACCCTTCACCAAGGCCCGGCACACCAAGGAATACAACGTGGATCCCGAGCGGTGGGAGCGCGTGGTCCTGGGCTGGCTTAACGACGCCCTGGGCCGCACCCGGCATCCTTCCGAGCACCGTCTCGACGCGGAGTAG
- a CDS encoding class I SAM-dependent methyltransferase, with protein sequence MQDQQGTAPLDDFFPAWNQGAHPELYEVENRAFDREGTVWDALARLAPWAGRTLLDLGCGTGFWLPRYAELAKSVIGVEPDPELLAAARSRPGGAEVLHGSAEHIPLPDASVDVVHARFAYFFPSPQNDCTAGLEEVLRVLRPGGSLVVIDNDQHDGDFAALLEAANASAHQGEGKYIKDWWAQQGATTSLVMSSWTFDSPQDLVDVVSMEFPNGTADEWLAQEPQRVRLSYGYALHHLSKGERNRR encoded by the coding sequence ATGCAGGACCAACAGGGGACCGCTCCACTGGACGACTTTTTCCCGGCCTGGAACCAAGGCGCCCATCCTGAGCTGTACGAGGTGGAGAACCGGGCCTTTGACCGAGAAGGGACGGTCTGGGACGCACTTGCCCGCCTTGCGCCCTGGGCCGGACGGACTCTCCTCGATCTCGGCTGCGGAACCGGCTTCTGGCTTCCGCGCTACGCCGAACTCGCAAAGTCGGTCATCGGCGTCGAACCCGATCCGGAGCTGCTCGCGGCCGCCCGGTCCAGGCCCGGCGGAGCCGAGGTCCTGCATGGCTCGGCTGAGCACATCCCGCTGCCGGACGCCTCGGTGGATGTTGTCCATGCCCGGTTCGCGTACTTCTTTCCTTCGCCACAGAACGACTGCACGGCGGGGCTGGAGGAAGTCCTGCGGGTCCTGCGTCCGGGCGGATCGCTGGTCGTCATCGACAACGACCAGCACGACGGCGACTTTGCCGCCCTGCTTGAGGCGGCCAACGCATCGGCGCATCAGGGCGAGGGCAAGTACATCAAAGACTGGTGGGCGCAGCAGGGTGCCACCACATCCCTGGTCATGAGCAGCTGGACCTTTGATAGTCCTCAGGACCTGGTTGACGTGGTCAGCATGGAGTTCCCCAACGGGACCGCCGATGAATGGCTAGCCCAGGAACCGCAGCGCGTCCGGCTCAGCTACGGCTACGCGCTGCACCACCTTTCCAAAGGAGAGCGGAACCGCCGCTAA
- the ybaK gene encoding Cys-tRNA(Pro) deacylase, with product MSGHRDKHSGKGATPATKVLDDAGVTYTVRHYEHDAGAPSYGMEAAEKLGVPPEAVYKTLMVDLGGHLAVAMVPVALNLDLKKFAALMGARKAAMADRRDAERRTGYMVGGISPLGQKHSSPAGIDSRVELLDTVYVSGGRRGLQIGLSPFDLIRLTHAITAPIAAAPA from the coding sequence ATTCGGGGAAGGGCGCGACGCCGGCCACCAAGGTACTGGACGACGCCGGGGTTACGTACACGGTGCGTCACTATGAGCACGACGCCGGCGCGCCGTCGTACGGGATGGAAGCCGCGGAGAAGCTGGGCGTGCCGCCCGAAGCTGTCTACAAGACGCTGATGGTGGACCTGGGCGGGCACCTCGCCGTGGCCATGGTTCCGGTGGCCCTGAACCTGGACCTGAAGAAGTTCGCCGCGCTGATGGGTGCGCGCAAGGCCGCGATGGCCGACCGCCGGGACGCGGAGCGGCGGACCGGCTACATGGTGGGCGGCATTTCGCCGCTGGGCCAGAAGCACTCTTCCCCCGCAGGAATCGATTCCCGAGTGGAACTGCTGGACACGGTGTATGTATCGGGCGGCCGGCGGGGCCTGCAGATCGGACTTTCACCCTTTGATCTGATCCGGCTCACCCACGCCATCACGGCCCCCATCGCCGCGGCGCCTGCTTAG